The Borrelia hispanica CRI genomic interval TTCATTTTTATTTTTTGTCCAAATAGCTGTTGTATCGTTTAATTTATCTTCTTTCTCTTCAAATCCCTCTTGTTTACCGTCCTTCATTATAGGTTCTCTATATTTAATAAAGATAGGGTAACTTATGTGATTTGAGTATTTTTTTATAATTTCTTGAATTTTCCATTTGTTAGCATATTCGGTTCCCTCTTCATTAAGGTGAAGTATTATTTCAGTTCCATTCTCATCTTTACTTGTTTCATTGATTTCATATCCTGTTTTGCCATCACTAGACCAAATATATGCAATATTGTCTAGAGCTTTTTTTGTTATAACCTCAACTTTGTCTGCCACAATAAAAGCACTGTAAAAACCAACACCAAATTGTCCAATTAGGCTTGCAGCTTTTTTTTCATCTTTTTTTAAGTTGTTAATAAATTCTTTAGTTCCTGATTTTGCAATTGTTCCGAGGTGATTAATTAAATCCTCTCTGTTCATTCCAATTCCATTATCTTTTATTGTGATGGATTTTTCATCAAAATTTATATCTATTCTGGGATCTAATTTTATATCTTTAAATTTTTCATCTGTGATGTTTAAAAATTTAAGTTTATCAATAGCATCAGAAGCATTTGATATTAATTCTCTTAAAAATATTTCTTTATGTGAGTAAAGAGAATGTATGATTAAATAAAGTAAATCATTGACTTCTGTATCAAATTGTTTTTTCATAGAATTCTCCTATCTTGTATTCGTTTAATCTTTACTTTTTTTATAATATAACATAATCTAAAAATAATGAATAAATAATTTTTTTATGAAAAAAATTACGATAGGGGATAATGCAATGGATATTGGTATTTATGGACTAGGAGTTATGGGTAGTAATTTGGCATTAAACATTGCCGATAATGGTTTTAATGTTTATGTTTATAATAGGGATAATGAAAAAACAGAAGTTTTTCTTGCAAATAATTCGCATAAAAAAATTAGTGGTGTAAGTGATATTGAGACTTTTATTGGAAGTTTAAAAAAACCCAGAAAGATTATTTTAATGGTATCAAATTCGGCTGTTGATGAAGTTATTGAGCAAATTTTACCTTTTGTTGAAAAATTCGATATTATTATTGATGGTGGCAATTCTTATTATAAAGATACTATAAGAAGAGAGCAAGAATTATCTTCTAGGGATATTTATTTTGTTGGGCTTGGAATTTCAGGTGGTGAGAGAGGCGCAAGATTTGGAGCTTCTTTTATGTATGGAGGAAATAAAAAAGCTTATGAATTAATAGAACCTATTTTAAATAAAATAGCTGCTAAGACTAATGAGGGGGATGTTTGTTCTGCTTATTTAGGCAAAGATGGAGTTGGACATTATGTAAAGATGGTTCATAATGGAATTGAATATGCCGATATGCAACTTATTGGTGAAGCATATTTTTTTATGAAGCGGGCTTTTAATTTAGATAATTTGAGAATTGCTGAAGTATTTGATAAGTGGTCAGAAGGTGAGCTATCTAGTTATTTGATAGAAATAACATCTAAAATTTTAAAATATAAAGAGAATAATGAATATTTAATTGATAAAATTTTAGATGTTGCAAATCAAAAAGGTACTGGAAAGTGGGTATCAATTGAAGCTTTGCATTTAAATGTACCAGCAAATTTGATTTTTGAATCTATGTTTGCAAGATCTTTGTCAGTATTGAAACATGAACGAGTAATTGCTAGTGATATCCTTAAAATGGATGTGGAGTGTGTTGAATTTGATCTGAGTGATTGGATTTTAGATCTCTATTATTCTCTTTTAGTTGCTAAAATATTAGCTTATTCTCAAGGATTTATGATTCTTAAGAATGCATCAGCTAATTATGTTTGGGATTTGAATTTAGGAAAAATTTCTTTAATTTGGAGAGAAGGTTGTATTATTAAGAGTGTTTTTTTGGATAAAATTAAGTTAGCTTATGATAA includes:
- the gnd gene encoding decarboxylating NADP(+)-dependent phosphogluconate dehydrogenase; amino-acid sequence: MDIGIYGLGVMGSNLALNIADNGFNVYVYNRDNEKTEVFLANNSHKKISGVSDIETFIGSLKKPRKIILMVSNSAVDEVIEQILPFVEKFDIIIDGGNSYYKDTIRREQELSSRDIYFVGLGISGGERGARFGASFMYGGNKKAYELIEPILNKIAAKTNEGDVCSAYLGKDGVGHYVKMVHNGIEYADMQLIGEAYFFMKRAFNLDNLRIAEVFDKWSEGELSSYLIEITSKILKYKENNEYLIDKILDVANQKGTGKWVSIEALHLNVPANLIFESMFARSLSVLKHERVIASDILKMDVECVEFDLSDWILDLYYSLLVAKILAYSQGFMILKNASANYVWDLNLGKISLIWREGCIIKSVFLDKIKLAYDKNPHLINLLFDDYFLDIIKNHHKSLRRIVSKASEIGIPLPAFYASLSFLDSYATNYLPANLIQAQRDFFGAHSFERIDSNRGEFFHSSWE